A single window of Cheilinus undulatus linkage group 12, ASM1832078v1, whole genome shotgun sequence DNA harbors:
- the npas2 gene encoding neuronal PAS domain-containing protein 2 isoform X1: MDNLPDFGGPCPSTRREWDTNSCVEDLMDEDEKDRAKRASRNKSEKKRRDQFNVLIKELCTMLQGQGHPRKMDKSTILQRTIDFLQKQKDITAQNETCDVRQDWKPSFLSNEEFTQLMLEALDGFLVALTTDGNIIYVSDSVSSLIGHLPSDMVDQNILNFLPEREHGEVYKLLSSHMLMTDPIAADFLDSEAHIEFCCHLARGNIDPKEPPVYEYVKFVGDFKFHNNVPTSSCNGLELTLPRTLQSSLEEQVCLIATVRLVTPQFLKDLCNVEDPCDEFTSRHSLEWKFLFLDHRASPIIGYLPFEVLGTSGYDYYHVDDLELIAQCHKQLMQFGKGKSCYYRFLTKGQQWIWLQTHYYITYHQWNSKPEFIVCTHTVVSYAEVRAERRRAFGFEELSPPEIAPSSVKAQELYLDICSTLDPPRDRTSGAHSVSSHSSRKSSHTALSDSASANSYTEACTPSWQSASIGTDKTSARLQPSGSKNLAQRQNSFDLVPQMSLPLSPTCSKHSAMQQQTQQQQQQQQPSSSSMYQLQQPQLCVMNQLKEQLEERTRILQADIKTQQQELHDIKEKLHLANLQMLLQQPVHNDFAPAQQQPQQQSSSRPAQQSQSGVIRQHSGHPKPASCGPHSSSPHPLLRESSSPSTQVQQRISRSGQPQSVSVPVQTNTSVTMPFYSNPMMFSQTNTRSLQDANQRHTDSEFSQDGQLRMLLNQPMQTLVPTSSVTTQPSQCNMGLSQTIYTLEQQIITPSFSMQQVNCNAVLVPSPVFTSPIMIPHNSFISNNQSQSVYHTQPQASQHSLQLQQPQQFFQMTQGLVHGGSTPAFLHTANVPHQNTVGYIQQQPQTQQAPQAQQQQAQQQQRQYQHSQNQTGSVSDFRHLLTR, translated from the exons GGCATCTCGCAACAAAtcggaaaaaaaaagaagagaccAATTCAATGTGCTCATCAAGGAGCTATGCACCATGCTGCAGGGTCAGGGCCATCCACGCAAGATGGACAAATCCACCATACTGCAGAGAACAATTGACttcctgcagaaacagaaaG ACATTACTGCTCAGAATGAAACTTGTGATGTAAGACAAGACTGGAAGCCTTCGTTCCTCAGTAATGAGGAGTTCACTCAGCTAATGCTGGAG GCCTTAGATGGTTTCTTGGTGGCATTAACAACAGATGGCAACATCATCTACGTTTCTGACAGCGTGTCTTCGCTTATTGGCCATTTACCG TCAGATATGGTGGACCAAAATATCTTGAATTTCCTGCCAGAGCGGGAACACGGCGAGGTGTATAAGCTGCTATCATCCCACATGCTGATGACTGACCCCATTGCTGCTGACTTCCTGGACA gtGAGGCACATATTGAATTTTGCTGTCATCTAGCCAGAGGTAACATTGACCCAAAGGAGCCGCCTGTGTATGAGTATGTCAAGTTTGTTGGAGATTTCAAGTTTCATAACAATG TGCCTACATCTTCTTGTAACGGACTTGAATTGACGTTACCAAGAACCCTGCAGTCGTCGCTGGAGGAGCAGGTCTGCCTCATTGCTACTGTACGATTAGTCACTCCACAGTTTCTAAAG GATTTATGTAATGTGGAAGATCCTTGTGATGAATTCACATCCAGACACAGCCTTGAATGGAAGTTTCTGTTCCTAGATCACAG AGCTTCACCAATCATAGGCTATTTACCCTTTGAGGTTCTTGGAACTTCAGGCTATGATTACTATCATGTGGACGACCTGGAGCTCATAGCTCAGTGCCACAAGCAGT TAATGCAGTTTGGAAAGGGTAAATCCTGCTACTATCGCTTCCTGACCAAAGGTCAGCAGTGGATATGGTTGCAGACTCACTACTACATCACTTACCACCAGTGGAACTCCAAACCTGAGTTCATTGTCTGCACTCACACTGTTGTCAG TTACGCTGAGGTGAGAGCAGAAAGGAGGAGAGCGTTCGGCTTTGAGGAGCTGTCACCACCAGAGATCGCTCCATCGTCAGTGAAG GCTCAGGAGCTGTACTTGGACATCTGCTCCACTCTAGACCCTCCACGGGACAGAACCAGCGGCGCACATTCGGTATCCTCCCACAGCTCCCGGAAGTCCTCCCACACAGCGCTGTCAGACTCTGCAT CAGCTAACTCCTACACAGAGGCCTGCACACCGTCATGGCAGTCGGCTTCCATCGGGACAGACAAGACATCTGCCAGACTCCAGCCTAGTGGTTCAAAG AATTTGGCACAAAGACAAAACTCCTTTGACCTCGTTCCCCAAATgagcctccctctctctcctacCTGCAGCAAGCACTCCGCAATG caacagcaaacacagcagcagcagcaacagcagcagccgTCGTCATCGTCCATGTATCAGCTGCAGCAGCCTCAGCTCTGTGTAATGAACCAGCTGAaggagcagctggaggagaggaCGCGCATTCTGCAAGCTGACATTAAGACgcagcagcaggagctccaCGACATTAAGGAGAAGCTTCACCTCGCTAATCTCCAG aTGTTGTTACAGCAGCCTGTCCACAATGACTTTGCCCCGGCCCAGCAGCAGCCCCAGCAGCAGAGCTCAAGCAGGCCAGCTCAGCAGAGCCAGTCAGGCGTGATCAGGCAGCACTCGGGTCACCCTAAACCAGCGTCCTGTGGTCCTCACAGTTCATCCCCTCACCCACTCCTGAGAGAGAGCAGCTCACCCTCCACACAG GTCCAGCAGAGAATTTCACGGAGCGGGCAGCCACAGTCAGTTAGCGTGCCCGTGCAGACCAACACGAGCGTAACGATGCCCTTCTACAGCAACCCCATGATGTTCTCTCAGACCAACACCAGGTCTCTGCAGGATGCAAACCAAAGACACACAGACAGCGAGTTCAGCCAGGATGGACAACTACG CATGCTCCTCAACCAGCCGATGCAGACGCTGGTTCCCACAAGCAGTGTCACCACGCAGCCTTCCCAGTGCAACATGGGCCTCTCCCAAACCAT ATACACGCTGGAGCAGCAGATCATCACCCCATCGTTCTCCATGCAACAGGTCAACTGTAATGCTGTCCTTGTGCCCTCCCCGGTCTTCACATCACCCATAATGATCCCTCACAATAGTTTCATCTCAAACAACCAGTCCCAGTCGGTCTACCACACCCAGCCTCAGGCTTCCCAGCActccctgcagctgcagcagcccCAGCAGTTCTTTCAG ATGACTCAAGGACTTGTTCATGGTGGATCTACTCCAGCGTTCTTACATACTGCTAATGTCCCGCATCAAAACACTGTAGGATACATCCAGCAACAGCCCCAGACACAGCAAGCACCACAAGCACAACAGCAACAGGCGCAACAGCAGCAGAGGCAATACCAACATTCCCAAAATCAGACTGGCAGTGTTTCAGACTTCCGACATTTGCTGACTCGGTAG
- the npas2 gene encoding neuronal PAS domain-containing protein 2 isoform X2 produces MDNLPDFGGPCPSTRREWDTNSCVEDLMDEDEKDRAKRASRNKSEKKRRDQFNVLIKELCTMLQGQGHPRKMDKSTILQRTIDFLQKQKDITAQNETCDVRQDWKPSFLSNEEFTQLMLEALDGFLVALTTDGNIIYVSDSVSSLIGHLPSDMVDQNILNFLPEREHGEVYKLLSSHMLMTDPIAADFLDSEAHIEFCCHLARGNIDPKEPPVYEYVKFVGDFKFHNNVPTSSCNGLELTLPRTLQSSLEEQVCLIATVRLVTPQFLKDLCNVEDPCDEFTSRHSLEWKFLFLDHRASPIIGYLPFEVLGTSGYDYYHVDDLELIAQCHKQLMQFGKGKSCYYRFLTKGQQWIWLQTHYYITYHQWNSKPEFIVCTHTVVSYAEVRAERRRAFGFEELSPPEIAPSSVKAQELYLDICSTLDPPRDRTSGAHSVSSHSSRKSSHTALSDSASNSYTEACTPSWQSASIGTDKTSARLQPSGSKNLAQRQNSFDLVPQMSLPLSPTCSKHSAMQQQTQQQQQQQQPSSSSMYQLQQPQLCVMNQLKEQLEERTRILQADIKTQQQELHDIKEKLHLANLQMLLQQPVHNDFAPAQQQPQQQSSSRPAQQSQSGVIRQHSGHPKPASCGPHSSSPHPLLRESSSPSTQVQQRISRSGQPQSVSVPVQTNTSVTMPFYSNPMMFSQTNTRSLQDANQRHTDSEFSQDGQLRMLLNQPMQTLVPTSSVTTQPSQCNMGLSQTIYTLEQQIITPSFSMQQVNCNAVLVPSPVFTSPIMIPHNSFISNNQSQSVYHTQPQASQHSLQLQQPQQFFQMTQGLVHGGSTPAFLHTANVPHQNTVGYIQQQPQTQQAPQAQQQQAQQQQRQYQHSQNQTGSVSDFRHLLTR; encoded by the exons GGCATCTCGCAACAAAtcggaaaaaaaaagaagagaccAATTCAATGTGCTCATCAAGGAGCTATGCACCATGCTGCAGGGTCAGGGCCATCCACGCAAGATGGACAAATCCACCATACTGCAGAGAACAATTGACttcctgcagaaacagaaaG ACATTACTGCTCAGAATGAAACTTGTGATGTAAGACAAGACTGGAAGCCTTCGTTCCTCAGTAATGAGGAGTTCACTCAGCTAATGCTGGAG GCCTTAGATGGTTTCTTGGTGGCATTAACAACAGATGGCAACATCATCTACGTTTCTGACAGCGTGTCTTCGCTTATTGGCCATTTACCG TCAGATATGGTGGACCAAAATATCTTGAATTTCCTGCCAGAGCGGGAACACGGCGAGGTGTATAAGCTGCTATCATCCCACATGCTGATGACTGACCCCATTGCTGCTGACTTCCTGGACA gtGAGGCACATATTGAATTTTGCTGTCATCTAGCCAGAGGTAACATTGACCCAAAGGAGCCGCCTGTGTATGAGTATGTCAAGTTTGTTGGAGATTTCAAGTTTCATAACAATG TGCCTACATCTTCTTGTAACGGACTTGAATTGACGTTACCAAGAACCCTGCAGTCGTCGCTGGAGGAGCAGGTCTGCCTCATTGCTACTGTACGATTAGTCACTCCACAGTTTCTAAAG GATTTATGTAATGTGGAAGATCCTTGTGATGAATTCACATCCAGACACAGCCTTGAATGGAAGTTTCTGTTCCTAGATCACAG AGCTTCACCAATCATAGGCTATTTACCCTTTGAGGTTCTTGGAACTTCAGGCTATGATTACTATCATGTGGACGACCTGGAGCTCATAGCTCAGTGCCACAAGCAGT TAATGCAGTTTGGAAAGGGTAAATCCTGCTACTATCGCTTCCTGACCAAAGGTCAGCAGTGGATATGGTTGCAGACTCACTACTACATCACTTACCACCAGTGGAACTCCAAACCTGAGTTCATTGTCTGCACTCACACTGTTGTCAG TTACGCTGAGGTGAGAGCAGAAAGGAGGAGAGCGTTCGGCTTTGAGGAGCTGTCACCACCAGAGATCGCTCCATCGTCAGTGAAG GCTCAGGAGCTGTACTTGGACATCTGCTCCACTCTAGACCCTCCACGGGACAGAACCAGCGGCGCACATTCGGTATCCTCCCACAGCTCCCGGAAGTCCTCCCACACAGCGCTGTCAGACTCTGCAT CTAACTCCTACACAGAGGCCTGCACACCGTCATGGCAGTCGGCTTCCATCGGGACAGACAAGACATCTGCCAGACTCCAGCCTAGTGGTTCAAAG AATTTGGCACAAAGACAAAACTCCTTTGACCTCGTTCCCCAAATgagcctccctctctctcctacCTGCAGCAAGCACTCCGCAATG caacagcaaacacagcagcagcagcaacagcagcagccgTCGTCATCGTCCATGTATCAGCTGCAGCAGCCTCAGCTCTGTGTAATGAACCAGCTGAaggagcagctggaggagaggaCGCGCATTCTGCAAGCTGACATTAAGACgcagcagcaggagctccaCGACATTAAGGAGAAGCTTCACCTCGCTAATCTCCAG aTGTTGTTACAGCAGCCTGTCCACAATGACTTTGCCCCGGCCCAGCAGCAGCCCCAGCAGCAGAGCTCAAGCAGGCCAGCTCAGCAGAGCCAGTCAGGCGTGATCAGGCAGCACTCGGGTCACCCTAAACCAGCGTCCTGTGGTCCTCACAGTTCATCCCCTCACCCACTCCTGAGAGAGAGCAGCTCACCCTCCACACAG GTCCAGCAGAGAATTTCACGGAGCGGGCAGCCACAGTCAGTTAGCGTGCCCGTGCAGACCAACACGAGCGTAACGATGCCCTTCTACAGCAACCCCATGATGTTCTCTCAGACCAACACCAGGTCTCTGCAGGATGCAAACCAAAGACACACAGACAGCGAGTTCAGCCAGGATGGACAACTACG CATGCTCCTCAACCAGCCGATGCAGACGCTGGTTCCCACAAGCAGTGTCACCACGCAGCCTTCCCAGTGCAACATGGGCCTCTCCCAAACCAT ATACACGCTGGAGCAGCAGATCATCACCCCATCGTTCTCCATGCAACAGGTCAACTGTAATGCTGTCCTTGTGCCCTCCCCGGTCTTCACATCACCCATAATGATCCCTCACAATAGTTTCATCTCAAACAACCAGTCCCAGTCGGTCTACCACACCCAGCCTCAGGCTTCCCAGCActccctgcagctgcagcagcccCAGCAGTTCTTTCAG ATGACTCAAGGACTTGTTCATGGTGGATCTACTCCAGCGTTCTTACATACTGCTAATGTCCCGCATCAAAACACTGTAGGATACATCCAGCAACAGCCCCAGACACAGCAAGCACCACAAGCACAACAGCAACAGGCGCAACAGCAGCAGAGGCAATACCAACATTCCCAAAATCAGACTGGCAGTGTTTCAGACTTCCGACATTTGCTGACTCGGTAG